The proteins below are encoded in one region of Malaclemys terrapin pileata isolate rMalTer1 chromosome 20, rMalTer1.hap1, whole genome shotgun sequence:
- the GMFG gene encoding glia maturation factor gamma isoform X1 — protein MTIPALPSPPPPPHFPLFPQQISAVKVSPTGGTALRASCHKSDSLVVCDVDPALTEKLRKFRFRKETNNAAILMKIDKERQLVVLEEEFQDISPEELKSELPERQPRFVVYSYKYVHDDGRISYPLCFIFSSPVGCKPEQQMMYAGSKNRLVQAAELTKVFEIRTTEDLTEEWLRERLAFFR, from the exons ATGACCATAcctgcccttccctcccctcccccacccccacacttccccctcttcccccagcagaTCAGTGCTGTCAAAGTGTCCCCGACCGGAGGAACTGCGCTCCGAGCATCCTGTCACAAG TCGGACTCCCTGGTCGTGTGCGACGTGGACCCCGCGCTCACGGAGAAGCTGAGGAAATTCCGCTTCCGGAAGGAAACCAACAACGCGGCCATCCTCA tgAAGATTGACAAGGAGCGGCAGCTGGTGGTGCTGGAGGAGGAATTCCAG GACATCTCTCCGGAGGAGCTGAAGAGCGAGCTGCCGGAGCGCCAGCCCCG ATTTGTGGTGTACAGTTACAAATACGTCCATGATGACGGGCGCATCTCCTACCCGCTCTGCTTCATCTTCTCCAGCCCAGTCG GGTGCAAGCCGGAGCAGCAGATGATGTATGCTGGGAGCAAGAACAGGCTGGTGCAGGCAGCCGAGCTCACCAAG gtgtTCGAGATCCGGACCACGGAGGACCTGACCGAGGAGTGGCTGCGGGAACGGCTGGCCTTCTTCCGCTAG
- the GMFG gene encoding glia maturation factor gamma isoform X2, producing MSDSLVVCDVDPALTEKLRKFRFRKETNNAAILMKIDKERQLVVLEEEFQDISPEELKSELPERQPRFVVYSYKYVHDDGRISYPLCFIFSSPVGCKPEQQMMYAGSKNRLVQAAELTKVFEIRTTEDLTEEWLRERLAFFR from the exons ATG TCGGACTCCCTGGTCGTGTGCGACGTGGACCCCGCGCTCACGGAGAAGCTGAGGAAATTCCGCTTCCGGAAGGAAACCAACAACGCGGCCATCCTCA tgAAGATTGACAAGGAGCGGCAGCTGGTGGTGCTGGAGGAGGAATTCCAG GACATCTCTCCGGAGGAGCTGAAGAGCGAGCTGCCGGAGCGCCAGCCCCG ATTTGTGGTGTACAGTTACAAATACGTCCATGATGACGGGCGCATCTCCTACCCGCTCTGCTTCATCTTCTCCAGCCCAGTCG GGTGCAAGCCGGAGCAGCAGATGATGTATGCTGGGAGCAAGAACAGGCTGGTGCAGGCAGCCGAGCTCACCAAG gtgtTCGAGATCCGGACCACGGAGGACCTGACCGAGGAGTGGCTGCGGGAACGGCTGGCCTTCTTCCGCTAG